Proteins from a single region of Candidatus Binatia bacterium:
- a CDS encoding toll/interleukin-1 receptor domain-containing protein → MPYRVFVSYAHNDDAKPIDGGGEGFVSALMRRVSHYFVVDGPPVPEFFRDLYDIRKSRAYKPIIDEGLETCDALMIVLSRNWVASAYCNRELETFRSFRSRENKSTFQQRLIVVSKQFVSEGDLPELLKDDAGFSFQESHKFYAEHAERRGWYDEYFAEGQREQSKEFNAATRELTGDLRERTEEQLSKGSSEKRQAAQNPVPDRSGVPARQERVVFLAAPASDMKDAYDRLAAELQGRGYRAVPDPSAKMPSDSTAVDFIENALRDSEISIHLIGEKAGPAPEEQEPILPLQLRLAAERAASAPEGGTFCRIIWAPRALAVNGAASNARDPLEVVKRFGAIDGDKIEGCELGNFVEFVVKHLVDHPPKRPEAEVRQYSALAQNARVYVWAPKEDADYALEIADALDKGGTRPIPTIFDNRDDTSNAWHEKQLATCDAVLIPWATAKPGWVFSNSDQLRDWHELGRDKPFLQRCVVTGPPTAADKTSFRRFPPRESIDVVLDLTQNEKPSPDDLNPLFPETDA, encoded by the coding sequence ATGCCCTACCGCGTCTTTGTCTCGTACGCTCACAACGATGATGCTAAGCCTATAGACGGCGGCGGCGAGGGTTTCGTTAGCGCGCTCATGCGGCGCGTCAGCCACTACTTTGTCGTAGACGGGCCGCCCGTTCCCGAATTCTTCCGCGATCTGTACGATATCCGCAAGAGTCGCGCGTACAAACCGATCATTGACGAGGGCCTCGAGACGTGCGATGCCTTGATGATCGTCCTCTCTCGCAATTGGGTCGCCTCGGCCTACTGCAACCGCGAGCTAGAGACGTTTAGGAGTTTTCGCTCTCGGGAGAATAAGAGCACCTTTCAGCAGCGGCTGATCGTCGTCTCGAAGCAATTCGTTTCCGAAGGCGACCTTCCGGAGTTGCTAAAGGACGATGCCGGCTTCAGCTTTCAAGAGAGCCATAAATTTTACGCGGAGCACGCAGAGCGGCGCGGCTGGTACGACGAGTACTTCGCCGAAGGCCAGCGCGAGCAATCGAAAGAGTTCAATGCGGCCACCCGCGAGCTGACGGGGGACCTACGCGAGCGAACGGAAGAGCAGCTTAGCAAGGGATCGAGCGAAAAGCGTCAGGCAGCGCAGAATCCGGTCCCGGATCGTTCCGGCGTACCCGCTCGTCAAGAGCGCGTCGTCTTTTTGGCGGCACCTGCCAGCGACATGAAGGATGCCTACGATCGGCTCGCCGCGGAGCTGCAAGGGCGCGGCTATCGAGCCGTTCCGGATCCCTCCGCAAAAATGCCCAGCGACTCGACCGCCGTCGATTTTATCGAGAATGCGTTGCGCGATTCTGAAATTTCGATTCACCTGATCGGCGAAAAGGCCGGTCCGGCGCCAGAAGAGCAGGAGCCTATTCTGCCGCTCCAACTCCGCCTCGCAGCCGAGCGTGCCGCCTCGGCGCCCGAAGGCGGGACTTTCTGCCGCATCATTTGGGCGCCTCGAGCGCTTGCCGTTAACGGCGCGGCGAGCAACGCTCGCGATCCGCTCGAGGTGGTCAAGCGATTCGGCGCGATCGACGGCGACAAGATTGAAGGATGCGAGCTCGGCAACTTTGTCGAGTTCGTCGTCAAGCATCTCGTCGATCATCCGCCGAAACGGCCGGAGGCAGAGGTGCGGCAGTATAGTGCGCTCGCACAAAATGCAAGGGTCTACGTCTGGGCACCCAAAGAGGATGCCGATTACGCGCTCGAGATTGCCGACGCGCTCGACAAAGGCGGCACGAGGCCGATTCCGACGATCTTCGACAACCGGGACGACACCTCGAACGCTTGGCATGAGAAGCAGCTCGCAACGTGCGATGCGGTGCTGATTCCGTGGGCCACCGCAAAGCCCGGTTGGGTATTCAGCAATAGCGATCAGCTGCGGGATTGGCACGAGCTCGGGCGCGACAAACCGTTTTTGCAGCGCTGCGTCGTGACCGGGCCGCCGACCGCCGCCGACAAGACCTCATTCAGGCGTT